TTCTGATCCAGAAACCGAGGGCAACCAGCGCGGGGAACGTGTACGTGAAGCtcaagatgaagaaggcTCCAATGAGGCCGGAGATGTACGAGAACTGCGggatggcggccgcgacgatgaACGCAACGGCCCAGTAGATGGGGATGCTGATGGCCCACGCAATCTTGCCCTTGCTCTTGGTCAGAGGCGGGAAGCCAAAGATCTCCTCAAGGACCTCGATGTAGACGACCTTGAATCCGATGTTGCCGTAcagcgcagcggcgatgAGTCCGGTGATGATGTTCATGATGTTGGTCGCCGTCTGGAAGCCGTACGAGGACAGTCCCTGCATGACGGGGTTGAATGCGAACTGGCCCTGGAAGGAATAGACAAAGATGCCGAAGAACAGGTAGACGCAGTAGATGAAGAGCTCGCCGCAGAGAAGCCCCTTCCAAAAGTCCCACGGCTGGCGCATCTCGGCCATGAAGGCAACAAAGGCCATGCATCCGCCGTACGAGTAGACAGCCTGGTTGAGGCCATTGAGGGACGCGACAAAGCCAGTGCCTCCGCTGGCCATGCCGTCGGGCGGCGTTCCAGCAAACGTCTTCACCGGCCCGGGACCAAACGCGTCGCCAAAGGAGGCCTGCGTGGCCTTGAAGTTGGGCGGATAGTGCACCACGACACCCATGCAGATAAATATGATGATGAGGTTGATCCAGACGGCAAAGTTGGCAATCCACGCGAAGCGCTGTAGCGTGCGGATCTGCCCGACGATGAGCccggcggccatgaagaTGGCGAGACAGGCGACGAAGCAGATGCCATTCCCGTTGCTGCCGTTCTCGCCCTGGGAAATCTGCGAGATGGATTGTCCGTTGCTGAGgatgagcgcggcgacgttgaggaggagctgcagtcCGAGCATAAAGTTGACGATATGTCGAGGGATCTGGCCAAAGAGCCGGAAGTACAAGTCACCATAGGTGACCAGGGGGTAACGATCggagtcgaggccgaggaagcccTTCCAAAGAATCCAGCCAGAGCTTATTAAAGTCTCGTCAGCCACATGCTCACTTGGCAACGCGATATGTGTGTGAGACATGGGAAACACTCACTAGCCTGCCATGGCACCAAACACGGTGTACAAGGCAATGCCGGGGCCGTAGCCCATCTGTGCGAAAGCCCACGGCGTCGAAAAGGGACCCAGCACATCGGTCGTGATGAGGTAGAAGACAGCCCCCCAACTCGCGGTACGCAGCGCGCGACTCGCCCTCTTCCACTCCATTTCCGTCACGCCTGTTATTCTTTCGTCGCTATCGTTGGTGTCCCGGCTTGTCTcggggctggcggcgtcgacttcCATGCCGTTGTTCGCCCTTGTAAAGCGGCTCTTGATGGTCGACTTGACCGTgcgcgggccgcgggcgtcgcgaAAGGCCTTGTCTGCTGCTCGCTCATCTTCACGAGAGATCTCGGCCCAGTACATGAACTCCTCGAACGAAATGGATGAGTCGCGCCCGTTGACGGGCTGGTACGTCGTTGGCTGGTCCTTCTCAGGCACGGACAAGGACAGGCGAGGGTCGGGGTCGCCttcgccggcgatggcgggtccgatgagcatggcggcgggcgagcctgAGGGAGCACGGCTTTGCAGATACGGCCCAACTGTCGGTGCTTACAGATTGAAGCACGAATTTTATTGCAAAATTGGAGTCGCGAACATATGACCGGGGAAGTCAAAGGTCAAGGGGAGGGCTCCCCATTGAGTACTTATATTGGGCAGAGGCTGGAAGCCGTGGGCATCGAGAGAACTAATCAGACACTAGACGGCAAAGTCTCGAACATACCGGGCTGCATTTGAGATACCGATGGCGCCCCTCGCTCTCCCCGCAGAGTCGCAACGCTCCGACATCGTCGTTACCTGGAGTCCCCGGGGGTTACACTGGGGCCGAGACGCGGCATGGGACCCGTCCATTGGGAGAGAGGGGTCGCCGCAAAACGGCCCAGTGATTCGACGAGAGAGACGTGACTCGGCTCGTTGTCGGCACGACGATAAGGTTCACAGATTCTGAGGGTGTGGCGAGCCGCGGGGGTGGTTTCTGAGAGAGTCGGGTCGGGCGTTACAAAGCTCCGCTCAAAGCTGGGACGGCGTTGAGGACGGGGCGAAAGGCTGCGGCGGACCGTCCGGTCGTTGACTTTTTCTGGGGCGTCATGGAGTGCCGGCGCGTCCGCCCAATGACGGTTGGTGGTGCCAGGTGGAGAGTGCCCTGATGTGGTGAAGGCAAGTGAGTGGCTGATCGCTCTGTCCTATGACGATGTCGTTATACGTAGCTCGCAGCGTGACTCCGTCGACACTAGGCGGCAGGCTCATATTTGGGCAGCTTCCATCTCTGCCAAGAGTCTGTCGGTGTCTTGAGTGAGTCGTGAACATGGCCCATAACTGTCCAGTCTTGTGAAGCCCACAAGTCGTCTAACAGCCAAGAACAGGCCCTGACTGATTGATGATGGGGGTTCGAGTCTTGAGCACATTCTTGAGGAAAGAAGGACATGTCAAAACTTAGGGATGAGTGGCGCCACCCCACCGCCACCATTACTACTACCGACATATTGTCCATGTCAGGGCGGCTGTCTCCACCGTGTGGCGCCCGTCACATTTAGTAAGTTACTAGGAGGTTTGGTTCCCCTAGAAGGTCCGCTGATTCACCGTGGGCGACGTGGAACAGCTCCGTTCTCCAATGAGTGAATTAGTGAGCCCTCTAAACGATAAGGGGGAGCGTCCGGTCGGTCAAGTTTCGGCCGACCGATTGTTGTAGCTACAAGCTAACGCGAGACCAGTTGAAGCCTGGTCGCGAGACGAACATGGCAATGCCGGCACGTCGCACACCAGATATGTGAAGGAAAGTTGCACGGCGTTCATGTCCGTCTCTCCTCTTACGCCCGCCACTACGGGATGTATTGTCTCTTCTGCTGTGGGCAGGACGAGTTGAGGACTGGATAGTTTCAACGCGCGTTTGTcagggccgcgggcgagagaTGCCACGGCTAGTCGGCTAGTCGGCGCCAACAGCCGGCCGACACGGCACTCTTAGCCACTCCACTTAAGCCCGCCAGTCCGGCGCCAGGCCCGATTTTATTTCCTCTTTAGGGGTCGAAATCTCTTCAGTAGGGCAGAGCCATCGCGCTCCACGGTGTGGCCGGCCCTCCCGCCGGCAAACCGGCAGCCGGAAATAAAGAGCAGAAACGGGGTTGTGCTGCCTTCCAGGACGGATTTGCGAACAAGAAATATCTCGTCTCTGATAAGGGCTCCTGGGGCTTTGTTTCAGCGCTTGCCGGCTACATGTCCGATCTCGGTGACGGTCTCAGTAACACCAGACTTTGACTAGACGCCATCATTAACCAGCTGCTGCAATTTGTAACCTTCGGCGTGAAACTCGGCGAGGTTTCCTGGTGAGCGATGGCAAAGTGATCTTTGCAacgcctctctctctatccCGTTGTTCAATACCTTCCAGCACGTTTGCGGTCTGCAGGGTACACACAGTATTACGCCAATGTCGTTTACGAGCAGGATAGAGACTGCTCCTACGAAGTAGATATTAAGCAGGCCCAGTACCTCACAGTATGCTGCGCACAACTTACCATACAGAGCGTGAGGGACGCCAACAAAGCGAAACATTCCATGCCACGCACGTAACATCAGTTGCGGTTAACACTGCTGTCTTCATCCTTCACCAGCTCCAAGAATCTTGGGATATCCAGAGTTGAAGCCACAATCTGCGCAGGACATGCACTCGACGTGATACTAGGTCTGCTTCGCCAACACCAACGCCGACCACAGttgcagccgcagccacccTTGTGTggtccccgcccgccagcgctgTCCCGCCGTCaaccatcgtcaccgtcgtccgTCACTTATCTACACCCTCTGTCCCCTTCTCCACGATCACCACTTCCTGTGCCACCTCCCAAGTGTGCCCAGCCGGGTCCTCAAATGTCACCGTTCGTACACCCCACGGCTTCGTCTCGGGCCCCGTCGTGAAGCGAGCCAGCCCGCGCGACtggagcgccgccatcgctaCCTCGAGGTTCGCCGTCGCGagcgtcatcatcattgtCTGCTTCTGCCCCTTCTCCTGCGCGCCCTTCCGTTCTTCACCGccaccagcatcagcatcagcatcactgtcgtggtggtggtgttggtgactcgtcgacgacaatgacgacgcAAACAGCTCCTCAGCCGCCGACGGGCGCAGCAGGTTGAGCAGCGGTCCCACGCCGGGCAcacgcaccgccgccgagtcggcaTCGCGGAAGACGAGCTtcgcgtcgagcacgcgctCGTAAaaggcgagcgaggaggcAGGGTCGGGGCTGACGAGCGTGATGGCCGAGAGGGTGCCGATGGTGACGGGAGCGCGAGTAGTGGATGACATGGTGAAGACTAGAGAGCGGTGGCTACCTAGCTGTCCGGGTTTTGGTGTAACGGAAGAGGTGCGATCGCTAACTGCGTGGGTTGTGTATTGAAGAGGGTTGTGGTTGGGGCTTTGGACACTACCGTCGCCTAATAGAAGTGGCTGACTCTCGCTGATCGAGGATTTAGTACTTTCTAACCGAGCGACGTTTTCCATCCATCGGAGATGGGCCTGTTGATTGCTATTTTATGTTGCTCAGTATATCTGCTAGCTCCATGTTGCGTGAAACCATCGTCTCTCCCGGGTACTGGCAGGCAGCCACTTCCCCGCCTCAAACAGAACCTCCCCTCATTCTCTCTCTGGTGGCTGCCTCTGCTGCCTGCGAAAGCCGCACCCAAGCGGCTACTAGCCCGCCCGTGGCGTCGTCCAGCCGCGactccgcgccgccaaacaCGCTCCATGGATGAGGAAGGCCCTGACATGGGCGGCACTCTTTCACGTGGCACATATTCTCTCTCGCAGTTCTTGTTGGCTTACTGATGCGATGGCTGACTACGTATCGGCACGTCTTGTGCTTATACCCCGGCCGGTCCCAGTATCGTTTTTGCCCATTGGCTGTGTCCCGTTCCCGCTCATATGTGGCTCACATTTAAGCAAGGGACTCACTACATCTCACATGCACGCTAGTCTCGCGGGGTCTCTAGTCTCTGCCATAGAAAGGAGGATAGTTATTTGATACCAGGGCTGGAGGGCTGAGAACGCCCCTCCTCTTTGTCTCTACTTCGGATCGCTCTAACCTCTCCTCCATATCCTGCCCAGTTCGCAAAGTCGAGAGGCGTTACTTAGCCCCTTGTAAGCCAGTCTCTATTGCCTTATAACGCACTTCATAGCCTGACTCTTATTCGTAGTAATATGAGTATGGCCTCTTTTCTCAACCTTGCGGCCAGATTCGCTTCCCGCCGGGGCTCAGACTGGCGGCGGATGCCCCCGGAGGGAGCTTAGGGTCGCCGGGCTTGCTGGGGGGAAAGTTGCGAGCCAAGGCATCTAACCATTCCTTCTTCATCTGCTCCGTGGGGAAGCCCCAACGGTCATACCCGCTCGAGCCCGAAGGCCCGGAAGTCGTCTCGGGCCAGCCCTGGTCATTCTTCGCCGTCCTGGACGACGCTGACTTGCGGCTCTTGCT
Above is a genomic segment from Purpureocillium takamizusanense chromosome 2, complete sequence containing:
- a CDS encoding uncharacterized protein (COG:S~EggNog:ENOG503NVGS~TransMembrane:11 (i125-144o156-175i206-224o244-264i276-295o342-358i370-391o415-437i457-477o483-509i546-570o)); the encoded protein is MLIGPAIAGEGDPDPRLSLSVPEKDQPTTYQPVNGRDSSISFEEFMYWAEISREDERAADKAFRDARGPRTVKSTIKSRFTRANNGMEVDAASPETSRDTNDSDERITGVTEMEWKRASRALRTASWGAVFYLITTDVLGPFSTPWAFAQMGYGPGIALYTVFGAMAGYSGWILWKGFLGLDSDRYPLVTYGDLYFRLFGQIPRHIVNFMLGLQLLLNVAALILSNGQSISQISQGENGSNGNGICFVACLAIFMAAGLIVGQIRTLQRFAWIANFAVWINLIIIFICMGVVVHYPPNFKATQASFGDAFGPGPVKTFAGTPPDGMASGGTGFVASLNGLNQAVYSYGGCMAFVAFMAEMRQPWDFWKGLLCGELFIYCVYLFFGIFVYSFQGQFAFNPVMQGLSSYGFQTATNIMNIITGLIAAALYGNIGFKVVYIEVLEEIFGFPPLTKSKGKIAWAISIPIYWAVAFIVAAAIPQFSYISGLIGAFFILSFTYTFPALVALGFWIRKDAMMPEERFDPATRTYNYVDTGFARWKRAFWKRPVFNVFNFFYMLGSLTTTGLGVYSSIEGLIGAFSGKSVATSFGCTPPV
- a CDS encoding uncharacterized protein (SECRETED:SignalP(1-22~SECRETED:cutsite=SLA-AP~SECRETED:prob=0.8917)), whose translation is MQILCKLTAAALVLLFAGPSLAAPVPASAVVPRSPIPGAGRSSSSRGSSTRSGGGNSGKDGPQTIRYGRPGGDRSKSRKSASSRTAKNDQGWPETTSGPSGSSGYDRWGFPTEQMKKEWLDALARNFPPSKPGDPKLPPGASAASLSPGGKRIWPQG
- a CDS encoding uncharacterized protein (EggNog:ENOG503PTYJ~COG:E), which codes for MSSTTRAPVTIGTLSAITLVSPDPASSLAFYERVLDAKLVFRDADSAAVRVPGVGPLLNLLRPSAAEELFASSLSSTSHQHHHHDSDADADAGGGEERKGAQEKGQKQTMMMTLATANLEVAMAALQSRGLARFTTGPETKPWGVRTVTFEDPAGHTWEVAQEVVIVEKGTEGVDK